In Scylla paramamosain isolate STU-SP2022 chromosome 31, ASM3559412v1, whole genome shotgun sequence, one DNA window encodes the following:
- the LOC135116361 gene encoding uncharacterized protein LOC135116361, protein MLKLETHSYSGGAQLSLSGVKVANLFSSALNIFGLMKLSVVNCTVAALYESAFTHRPPTYFRNITRGLEVLEGSEATFSGNRLIKGNGHAFVHLCTVDKLSWQNNDVLNFSDMPLRFQDAKCMTQRHWAQVFSQNGLSCLRCSDFANPDKQSCGLYESAHCNSCEKEMDGCNRPLLPYLIDKCRASHPDIARDLKNTCDVTSARTPKALGVQDKEKGTGASASFAPLSSVVTLAVAMLLVAPE, encoded by the exons ATGCTGAAGTTGGAGACGCATAGCTACTCAGGCGGCGCCCAGCTCTCTCTCAGCGGCGTGAAAGTGGCCAATCTGTTCTCCTCGGCCCTCAACATCTTCGGCCTCATGAAGCTAAGCGTGGTGAATTGTACCGTGGCCGCCTTGTATGAATCCGCCTTCACACACCGCCCACCGACCTACTTCAG GAATATCACTAGAGGACTGGAGGTGCTGGAGGGAAGCGAGGCAACCTTCTCTGGGAACAGACTTATAAAAGGCAACGGTCATGCCTTCGTTCACCTGTGCACTGTGGACAAACTCTCGTGGCAGAACAATGACGTGCTGAACTTCAGTGACATGCCCCTCAGATTCcag GACGCCAAGTGCATGACGCAGCGGCACTGGGCACAGGTGTTCTCCCAAAACGGACTCTCCTGCCTCAGATGCTCAGACTTCGCCAACCCCGACAAACAG AGTTGCGGGCTGTACGAGAGTGCCCACTGCAACAGCTGTGAGAAGGAGATGGACGGCTGCAACAGGCCCCTCCTGCCTTACCTCATCGACAAGTGCCGCGCCTCGCATCCAGACATCGCTCGAGACCTGAAGAACACCTGCGACGTCACCTCCGCGAGAACCCCTAAGGCGCTCGGAGTGCAGGACAAGGAGAAGGGAACCGGTGCGTCTGCCTCCTTCGCGCCTCTGTCTTCGGTGGTGACTCTGGCGGTGGCAATGCTGCTGGTGGCGCCTGAGTga